In one Kwoniella botswanensis chromosome 3, complete sequence genomic region, the following are encoded:
- a CDS encoding translation initiation factor SUI1, whose translation MSTTASTKVDATTKKSKAPVSSGVENLGPAFDPFAPVDDTPSVEKTVGSKNDKIHIRLQQRNGRKTLTTVQGIPKKFDHSKILKAMKKEFACNGTVVKPEETGEDDSPAPVGVKPNLGDVLQLQGDQRVAVRQFLVDAGIVTSKEAKDSIVV comes from the exons ATGAGCACTACAG CTTCAACCAAAGTGGACGCCACTACCAAGAAATCAAAGGCCCCAGTATCTTCTGGGGTCGAAAACTTAGGTCCTGCATTTG ACCCCTTCGCCCCAGTTGATGATACTCCCTCTGTCGAGAAGACTGTAGGAAGCAAGAACGATAAGATTCATATTC GATTACAACAACGTAACGGACGAAAAACACTTACGACCGTCCAAGGTATTCCCAAGAAATTTGATCACTCCAAGATCCTCAAGGCTATGAAAAAGGAATTCGCCTGTAATGGAACGGTAGTCAAACCTGAAGAGACAGGAGAGGACGATTCGCCCGCTCCTGTTGGAGTTAAACCCAACTTGGGTGATGTCCTTCAATTACAAGGTGATCAACGTGTTGCCGTTAGACAATTCTTGGTTGATGCTGGGATCGTCACTTCCAAGGAAGCTAAGGATTCGATCGTTGTGTGA
- a CDS encoding GDP-mannose 4,6-dehydratase, which yields MSIIPTTSNITLPPWPPVYPEQQDEGEGYNSESGSSSSGSSSNQLFTPGMSNASSSSASSSPDYPMKRSLPRSQGVQSCGLGLGVDIDRLSINTDFSIEKESIDEDEVLYYHQSQRVDRVNPNQANGNINSAKTITENPQLPFPISDFQTDNLLSAPQPNHIQNQNNPHILRYHDESVAPLSQHHHQIQRCSTPIYNDPPSHLFGFGYGMGLGNGYDQSSWSRRKIAFVTGITGQDGSYLTELLLSKGYTVHGLIRRSSSFNTSRLQHLWRDQHSLNIKGSTANKLFLHYGDLTDSANLVSLIAKTQPSEVYNLAAQSHVKVSFEMAEYTGDVDGLGTLRLLEAIRTCGLEKLTKFYQASTSELYGKVKSTPQNEDTPFHPRSPYGVAKLYAYWMTVNYREAYGMFASNGILFNHESPRRGRTFVSRKITRAVAEIYLGKQDCMWMGNLDAKRDWGHAKDYVEGMWRMLQHDKADDFVLATGQTHTVRHLISLSFSILSIPLKWVGEGIDEHAIRTDTTPPRVVVRIDPRYFRPAEVDLLLGDASKAENELGWKRYWDFEMLVRDMVESDVRSAKGLVEDHN from the exons ATGTCGATAATACCAACTACCTCCAACATTACTTTACCACCCTGGCCTCCTGTATATCCAGAACAACAGGACGAGGGAGAAGGATACAATTCGGAATCCGGTTCGAGTTCCAGCGGTTCGTCTTCCAACCAATTGTTTACCCCTGGAATGTCAAAcgcttcgtcctcttcagCCAGCTCGTCACCTGACTATCCTATGAAACGCTCATTACCCCGCTCGCAGGGAGTCCAAAGTTGCGGATTAGGGTTAGGAGTGGATATCGATAGATTAAGTATCAATACGGATTTCTCAATAGAAAAGGAATCaatagatgaagatgaagttctCTATTACCATCAATCTCAGCGAGTTGACAGGGTAAATCCCAATCAGGCGAATGGAAATATCAATTCGGCTAAGACGATAACGGAGAATCCACAATTACCATTTCCCATAAGTGATTTTCAAACGGATAATCTTCTATCTGCCCCTCAACCGAATCACATTCAAAATCAGAATAATCCACATATATTGAGATATCACGATGAATCCGTTGCTCCTCTCTCccaacatcaccatcaaattcaGAGGTGCTCAACGCCGATATATAATGATCCGCCATCGCATTTATTTGGGTTTGGGTACGGGATGGGTTTGGGTAATGGGTATGATCAGAGTAGTTGGAGTAGGAGGAAGATCGCTTTTGTAACTGGAATAACGGGTCAGG ATGGATCATATTTGACAGAAT TGCTCCTATCCAAAGGATATACAGTCCACGGTCTAATCAGAAGatcctcctcattcaatACCTCACGATTACAACATCTATGGAGAGATCAACATTCATTGAACATCAAAGGCAGTACGGCCAATAAGCTGTTCCTGCATTATGGTGATCTGACTGATTCGGCAAATCTTGTTAGTCTAATTGCTAAAACGCA GCCCTCGGAAGTATATAATCTAGCTGCACAGAGTCACGTTAAAGTATCTTTCGAGATGGCTGAATATACT GGAGACGTGGATGGATTAGGTACATTAAGATTACTAGAAGCCATACGAACATGTGGAC TCGAAAAACTCACTAAATTCTACCAAGCTTCCACCTCCGAATTGTATGGCAAAGTGAAATCTACCCCTCAGAATGAGGACACACCATTTCACCCTAGGTCGCCTTATGGAGTGGCTAAATTGTATGCTTATTGGATGACGGTCAACTATAGAGAGGCATATGGGATGTTCGCTTCCAA TGGAATTCTGTTCAACCATGAATCACCCCGTCGAGGTCGTACTTTCGTTTCCCGCAAGATCACACGAGCAGTTGCGGAGATATATCTAGGTAAACAGGATTGTATGTGGATGGGTAATTTGGATGCTAAGCGGGACTGGGgacatg CTAAAGACTATGTAGAAGGAATGTGGAGGATGTTACAACA TGATAAAGCAGATGATTTCGTGTTAGCCAC TGGTCAAACCCATACAGTCCGACATTTAATATCCTTATCATTCTCGATCCTCTCCATCCCACTTAAATGGGTTGGCGAAGGCATTGACGAACATGCCATACGGACCGATACGACCCCTCCAAGGGTGGTTGTGCGGATCGATCCAAGGTATTTCCGTCCTGCGGAAGTAGACTTGCTGTTGGGTGATGCTTCAAAGGCAGAGAACGAACtgggttggaagagatatTGGGATTTTGAAATGTTGGTAAGGGATATGGTGGAAAGTGATGTCAGGTCTGCGAAAGGTCTAGTAGAGGATCATAATTAG
- a CDS encoding iron sulfur cluster assembly protein 1, mitochondrial, producing the protein MMRNAIFRSTATAVASSSARPAARLGFASRPILANAQARMQMNVQRGQTRMYHEKVIDHYENPRNVGNLPKGDQDVGTGLVGAPACGDVMKLQIRVGEDGVISEVKFKTFGCGSAIASSSYMTERVKGMTLEQAGAVKNTEIAKELSLPPVKLHCSLLAEDAIKSAIKDYQTKRAKRLSTANTPPPTIGTSPSVATA; encoded by the exons ATGATGCGAAACGCCATTTTCCGATCTACCGCTACTGCCgtagcttcatcttcagccAGACCGGCTGCTCGACTCGGTTTCGCCTCCAGGCCGATCTTGGCTAATGCGCAAGCTCGAATGCAAATGAATGTTCAAAGAGGTCAAACGAGGATGTACCATGAGAAAGTAATTGATCATTATGAGAACCCAAGGAAT GTTGGTAACCTTCCAAAAGGTGATCAAGATGTCGGAACAGGACTCGTTGGTGCACCAGCCTGTGGAGA TGTCATGAAACTTCAAATCCgagtaggtgaagatggtgtaATCTCTGAAGTCAAATTTAAGACATTCGGCTGTGGATCCGCTATTGCCTCTTCATCATACATGACTGAGAGAGTCAAGGGTATGACTTTGGAACAAGCTGGTGCGGTCAAGAATACTGAGATCGCAAAGGAATTATCATTACCTCCTGTCAAAC TCCACTGCTCTCTTCTCGCTGAAGATGCTatcaaatcagctatcaaAGATTATCAAACCAAGCGAGCTAAGAGGCTCTCCACCGCCAAC ACCCCACCTCCTACGATTGGAACCTCACCTTCCGTCGCAACCGCATAA